Proteins encoded by one window of Sciurus carolinensis chromosome 12, mSciCar1.2, whole genome shotgun sequence:
- the Map1lc3c gene encoding microtubule-associated proteins 1A/1B light chain 3C, whose protein sequence is MPPPQKIPNLKPFKQRKSLATRQQEVAGIRAKFPNKIPVIVERYPREQFLPLLDKTKFLVPQELTMTQFLSLIRNRMVLRATEAFYLLVNNKSLVSMNVTMAEIYRDYKDEDGFVYMTYASQETFGSLGSADPSDLGYRSAILTSPLQELVL, encoded by the exons ATGCCGCCTCCACAGAAAATCCCAAACCTCAAACCTTTCAAGCAGAGGAAGAGCTTAG CAACCAGACAACAGGAAGTTGCTGGAATCCGGGCAAAGTTCCCAAACAAGATCCCG GTGATAGTGGAGCGCTACCCTAGAGAGCAGTTCTTGCCCCTGCTGGACAAAACCAAGTTTCTGGTCCCACAGGAGCTGACGATGACCCAGTTCCTCAGTCTCATCCG gAACCGCATGGTCCTGAGGGCCACTGAAGCCTTTTACCTGCTGGTGAACAACAAGAGCCTGGTCAGCATGAATGTGACCATGGCAGAGATCTACAGGGACTACAAGGATGAGGATGGCTTCGTGTACATGACCTACGCCTCCCAGGAGACATTTGGTTCCTTAGGGTCAGCAGACCCCAGTGACCTCGGGTACAGATCTGCAATCCTCACTAGCCCACTTCAAGAACTTGTCCTCTGA